A DNA window from Streptomyces canus contains the following coding sequences:
- a CDS encoding GntR family transcriptional regulator yields MSSTTNIEPLGAVRERVLATLRQEIIAGGLRPGDRLVERELAERFGVSRVPVREAIRALVAEGFVHFETPRRTVVRRLTPNDVKELFELREALEVYAAGLAATRATPQDLAEVERLLALAATATEAGDAETITDVNSRLHDSIVAMARNSLLVDALEPVAGRLRWMTRRNEEWPQLLVEHRDLYEAIASGDPDRARAHALAHVRTNYESTVRQLFGDTGERI; encoded by the coding sequence ATGAGCTCCACGACGAACATCGAGCCTCTCGGCGCCGTCCGCGAACGCGTCCTGGCCACCCTGCGGCAGGAGATCATCGCGGGCGGGCTGCGCCCGGGCGACCGGCTGGTCGAGCGGGAGCTCGCCGAGCGCTTCGGGGTCTCCCGGGTGCCGGTCCGCGAGGCGATCCGCGCGCTGGTCGCCGAGGGCTTCGTCCACTTCGAGACGCCCCGCCGGACGGTCGTACGGCGACTGACCCCGAACGACGTCAAGGAACTCTTCGAGCTGCGCGAGGCGTTGGAGGTGTACGCCGCCGGCCTCGCCGCCACGCGCGCGACCCCTCAGGACCTCGCCGAGGTCGAGCGGCTCCTCGCCCTCGCGGCGACCGCGACCGAGGCGGGCGACGCGGAGACGATCACGGACGTCAACAGCCGTCTGCACGACAGCATCGTGGCCATGGCCCGCAACAGCCTGCTGGTCGACGCCCTGGAACCGGTTGCGGGGCGGCTGCGCTGGATGACCCGGCGGAACGAGGAGTGGCCCCAGCTCCTCGTCGAACACCGGGACTTGTACGAGGCGATCGCGTCCGGCGACCCGGACCGGGCCCGCGCGCACGCCCTCGCGCACGTGCGGACCAACTACGAGTCGACGGTACGGCAGCTGTTCGGGGACACGGGCGAGAGGATCTAA
- a CDS encoding RidA family protein codes for MIQRVTVPALFPPPAYSHASVVEAGTKLAFLAGSVPLDAKGNLVGEGDPARQAEQVIANLREQLHAVGSDLEHVLATDVHVVSSEPAVLSAVWEVVEASGLSTGPHSSTLIGVACLGYTGQLVEITATAAVPERASR; via the coding sequence GTGATCCAGCGCGTCACTGTCCCGGCCCTGTTCCCACCGCCGGCCTACTCCCACGCCTCCGTCGTCGAGGCCGGCACGAAACTCGCGTTTCTGGCCGGGTCCGTTCCGCTGGACGCGAAGGGGAACCTCGTCGGTGAGGGGGACCCGGCGCGGCAGGCCGAGCAGGTGATCGCGAACCTTCGGGAGCAACTGCACGCGGTGGGAAGTGACTTGGAACACGTGCTGGCCACCGACGTGCACGTCGTGAGCAGCGAGCCGGCGGTGCTGTCCGCCGTGTGGGAGGTCGTGGAGGCGTCCGGGCTGAGCACCGGCCCGCACTCGTCGACACTGATCGGGGTCGCCTGCCTCGGCTACACGGGCCAGTTGGTGGAGATCACGGCCACGGCCGCCGTACCGGAGAGGGCCTCGCGGTGA
- a CDS encoding NCS1 family nucleobase:cation symporter-1 produces the protein MSLADRAEVTGAPAFVPDPRLTNEDLAPAGKRNWKVFDLFAMWMSDVHNLGNYTFAAGLLVLGMNVWQVFTSLLVGFVLIYVGMNWMGKIGQRHGVPFPVVSRISFGVWGANIPALIRAVIAIMWYGIQTYLASVAVNVMLLAAWPGLESWTHSSFLGLDALGWVSFLSLWLIQALIISQGMESVRKFQDFCGPAIWLVMIALAIWVLAKAGWSISLTTTPHPVSVGEQWRQWFGAIGLILATYGTLMLNFCDFSRFAPDYKTVRRGNFWGLPINSTAFVVVSVIVTAGSLEVWGQAITDPAELVAKVGNTWVMVLGALTFAVATMGVNIVANFVSPAYDLANVWPQKITFRIGGMISTVAALLVTPWNLFSNPTVVNYFLGGLGAFLGPLFGVIMLDYYWVKKGRVDVDELFKAEPGSRYYYRKGVNPKALWAFLPAAAVAGVLALLKTFSDVAPYSWFIGTALAAGLYALLCRSERTSDSAGVTEKPLEV, from the coding sequence GTGTCCCTCGCCGACCGTGCCGAAGTCACCGGCGCACCAGCGTTCGTCCCCGATCCCCGGCTCACCAACGAAGACCTGGCGCCCGCCGGCAAGCGCAACTGGAAGGTCTTCGACCTCTTCGCCATGTGGATGTCCGACGTCCACAACCTGGGCAACTACACCTTCGCGGCCGGACTGCTGGTTCTCGGCATGAACGTGTGGCAGGTCTTCACGTCCCTGCTCGTCGGCTTCGTGCTGATCTACGTCGGCATGAACTGGATGGGGAAGATCGGCCAGCGCCACGGCGTGCCGTTCCCCGTCGTCAGCCGTATCAGCTTCGGTGTGTGGGGCGCCAACATCCCGGCCCTCATCCGGGCCGTGATCGCCATCATGTGGTACGGCATCCAGACCTATCTGGCCTCCGTCGCCGTCAACGTGATGCTGCTGGCCGCCTGGCCGGGCCTGGAGTCCTGGACGCACAGCTCCTTCCTCGGCCTCGACGCGCTCGGCTGGGTCTCCTTCCTCTCCCTGTGGCTGATCCAGGCGCTGATCATCAGCCAGGGCATGGAGTCGGTGCGGAAGTTCCAGGACTTCTGCGGTCCCGCGATCTGGCTGGTCATGATCGCGCTGGCGATCTGGGTGCTGGCCAAGGCCGGCTGGAGCATCTCGCTCACCACCACCCCGCACCCGGTCTCCGTCGGTGAGCAGTGGCGGCAGTGGTTCGGCGCGATCGGCCTGATCCTCGCCACGTACGGCACGCTGATGCTCAACTTCTGCGACTTCTCGCGCTTCGCACCGGACTACAAGACCGTCCGCCGCGGCAACTTCTGGGGCCTGCCCATCAACTCCACGGCCTTCGTGGTCGTCTCCGTGATCGTCACCGCGGGCTCGCTGGAGGTCTGGGGCCAGGCCATCACCGACCCGGCGGAGCTCGTCGCCAAGGTCGGCAACACCTGGGTGATGGTCCTGGGCGCGCTCACCTTCGCCGTCGCCACCATGGGCGTCAACATCGTCGCCAACTTCGTCTCACCGGCGTACGACCTCGCCAACGTCTGGCCGCAGAAGATCACCTTCAGGATCGGCGGCATGATCAGCACGGTCGCGGCGCTGCTCGTGACCCCGTGGAACCTCTTCTCCAACCCCACGGTCGTCAACTACTTCCTCGGCGGACTCGGCGCCTTCCTCGGCCCGCTGTTCGGCGTGATCATGCTCGACTACTACTGGGTCAAGAAGGGCCGCGTGGACGTGGACGAGCTGTTCAAGGCCGAGCCCGGCTCCCGCTACTACTACCGCAAGGGGGTCAACCCCAAGGCCCTGTGGGCGTTCCTGCCGGCGGCCGCGGTCGCGGGCGTCCTCGCCCTGTTGAAGACGTTCAGCGACGTGGCCCCGTACTCCTGGTTCATCGGTACGGCGCTCGCGGCCGGCCTGTACGCGCTGCTGTGCCGGAGCGAGCGGACCTCCGACTCCGCCGGTGTGACCGAGAAGCCTCTGGAGGTCTGA
- a CDS encoding GNAT family N-acetyltransferase — MSAVVIRRATASDASATADVYLRSFTAALPTVVRPRSDDEVRAYIRDVVVPSRETWVAVAEEQVVGLMVIAGDLLSQLYLDPDWRGHGIGDRFVALAKERSPRGLSLWTFQVNRPAHRFYERHGFVEAERTDGSGNEEREPDVRYVWRP; from the coding sequence GTGAGCGCGGTCGTCATCCGCCGGGCCACCGCCTCCGACGCCTCCGCCACGGCCGACGTCTATCTGCGTTCCTTCACCGCCGCGTTGCCGACGGTCGTACGGCCACGGTCCGACGACGAGGTGCGTGCCTACATCCGGGACGTCGTGGTGCCGTCGCGGGAGACGTGGGTGGCGGTGGCGGAGGAACAGGTCGTGGGCCTCATGGTGATCGCCGGCGACCTGCTGTCCCAGCTGTATCTCGACCCCGACTGGCGGGGGCACGGCATCGGCGACCGGTTCGTCGCGCTCGCCAAGGAACGCAGTCCGCGGGGGCTGAGCCTGTGGACCTTCCAGGTCAACAGGCCGGCCCACCGCTTCTACGAACGTCACGGCTTCGTCGAGGCCGAACGCACCGACGGCAGCGGCAACGAGGAGCGGGAGCCGGACGTGCGGTATGTGTGGCGGCCCTGA